Proteins co-encoded in one Acidobacteriota bacterium genomic window:
- a CDS encoding nickel-dependent hydrogenase large subunit: MMTRIVVDPVTRIEGHLRIEAIVEGGKVTDAWSAGTMVRGIEKILKGRDPRDAWAMVERVCGVCTTVHALASVRAVEDAIEISVPKNAELVRNIMFCTQFIQDHVVHFYHLHALDWVDVVSALSADPEETSKIARSLSNWPKTSPGYFSDLQKRLKSFVDSGQLGIFANGYWGHPAYKLPKEVNLIGVAHYLEALEWQKEIVKIHAIFGGKNPHPNYLVGGVPCSFNLNEVNAINTEKLNMVARIIKEAVEFVEKVYIPDLMAIASFYKDWGAVGGGLPNYLAYGDLPTKGYAYPDLFKFQRGAILNRDLTKVYEVNGKDENEIKEYISHSWYKYEAGDGVGLHPWKGETEFNFTGPQPPYENLNVEGKYSWLKTPRWRENPMEVGPLARLLVGYARGNAEIKEVVDEALKKLEVPVAALFSTLGRTAARGLETRLVARWIQEFYNELIGNLKSGEMNTHNGDKWDPSSWKAECEGVGLTEAPRGALAHWIKIKDKKIENYQLVVPSTWNASPRDTNGKRSAYEEALIGTPVAKEGEPLEIIRTIHSFDPCLACAVHLYDPDGKHIHQVTVN, translated from the coding sequence TCTCAGGATCGAGGCCATTGTCGAGGGCGGCAAGGTTACCGACGCCTGGAGTGCCGGAACGATGGTCCGTGGAATTGAAAAAATACTCAAGGGTCGCGACCCGCGCGATGCATGGGCTATGGTCGAGCGTGTTTGCGGCGTTTGTACGACTGTTCACGCACTCGCGAGCGTGCGTGCGGTCGAGGACGCGATAGAGATAAGCGTTCCCAAAAATGCGGAGTTGGTGCGAAACATCATGTTCTGCACGCAGTTCATTCAGGACCACGTTGTCCATTTCTACCATCTCCATGCTTTGGATTGGGTAGATGTGGTCAGTGCATTGTCAGCAGACCCGGAGGAAACATCGAAGATCGCTCGTTCGCTGTCGAATTGGCCAAAGACTTCGCCGGGATATTTTTCAGACCTGCAAAAGAGGCTCAAGAGCTTTGTGGACAGCGGCCAGTTGGGGATATTTGCTAACGGTTACTGGGGACATCCAGCTTACAAACTACCTAAAGAAGTGAACCTTATCGGCGTCGCCCATTACCTCGAAGCTCTTGAATGGCAGAAGGAGATCGTCAAGATCCACGCGATCTTTGGCGGCAAGAACCCGCACCCAAATTACCTTGTCGGCGGCGTTCCTTGCTCGTTCAACCTGAACGAGGTTAACGCGATCAACACCGAAAAGCTGAACATGGTCGCCCGGATCATCAAAGAAGCGGTCGAATTTGTCGAAAAAGTGTACATTCCCGACCTTATGGCGATCGCGAGTTTCTATAAAGACTGGGGAGCCGTCGGCGGCGGCCTGCCAAACTATCTGGCTTACGGCGACCTGCCGACGAAAGGTTACGCCTATCCCGATCTGTTCAAATTCCAACGTGGCGCCATCCTTAACCGGGACCTGACAAAGGTCTATGAAGTCAACGGAAAAGATGAGAACGAGATCAAGGAATATATCTCGCATTCGTGGTACAAGTACGAAGCCGGCGACGGCGTTGGCCTGCATCCCTGGAAGGGCGAAACGGAATTCAATTTCACCGGCCCGCAGCCGCCATACGAGAACCTCAACGTCGAGGGCAAATACTCGTGGCTTAAGACACCGAGATGGCGTGAGAACCCGATGGAAGTCGGCCCGCTCGCACGTCTTCTGGTTGGCTATGCTCGCGGGAATGCCGAGATCAAAGAGGTCGTTGACGAAGCTCTCAAGAAGCTGGAAGTGCCAGTCGCGGCTTTATTCTCGACCCTCGGCCGAACTGCGGCTCGGGGATTGGAAACACGGCTGGTGGCTCGCTGGATACAGGAGTTCTACAACGAACTGATCGGCAATCTCAAATCGGGCGAGATGAATACGCATAACGGCGATAAATGGGATCCCTCGTCGTGGAAAGCCGAATGCGAAGGCGTCGGCCTGACGGAAGCTCCACGCGGCGCTTTGGCTCATTGGATCAAGATCAAGGACAAGAAGATCGAGAATTATCAGCTCGTCGTCCCAAGCACCTGGAATGCCTCGCCGCGTGACACGAACGGCAAGCGCTCGGCCTATGAGGAAGCACTGATCGGAACGCCGGTCGCAAAAGAGGGTGAGCCTCTCGAGATAATCCGCACGATCCATTCGTTCGACCCTTGCCTCGCGTGTGCGGTGCATCTATATGACCCTGATGGCAAACATATCCATCAGGTAACGGTGAATTAG